The Bombyx mori chromosome 4, ASM3026992v2 region GTTAGCATTTTTCTCAggtgagcccgtgagctcacctaccagtccgcgcGTAGTTCGAATAACCGcttaggctaccaacaattaggtaggagaaacaaaaattatataattcaaatgatttcgctttctttttttatacgTGTGTAAGAATTCGGCAGAACTAAGCGATAAAATACACTTTTTGTTGGCTCTGTTACAGTTTCACTGATTTTTTTAACGGAATAGTTGagatattgattaaatattttaccTTTACCTTTacattattatcattatgaATCATTTAGGTAACATAATTTggtgaaataatataaaatgtgattattattactaaatCGACTGGTTTGATGTGTGGCCAGCgacattcataaaaatatgtatcaaTAACGcagttttacttttattaacattaatccCGGACTTCGTGTCGCTTATAGTACTAAGCATCTTGGGTAGAGATTTCTACGGCGACCTCTAACTGAAATTCTAACCCATAAATACAGACAACAGATGTAAAGTAATAACCATTGGTTAATAGAAAtagcaatttattaaaaatttgctATCCGGTCTGGTCTGGTAACGGTACTGTATGTGTCGCACCATGGGCGGTCGCCCAACCGCGCCCTACTCTAAGGCCAGTACTGCTCGGACTTTGcattttttgcaaatttttgGAGTTTCGAATTTATTTCATGGTTAACCATATCATATAGATACTTAAAAGTGGATGTAGTTGTATGGACTCGAAGACCGTTTGCTCCCTGGAGTTAGTACTCCGTACATTCGTCATCAGTGCTTgaggtaatttttattataacatcaACGTAAGCAGCGAGCCGTTTATAggaaagaggttttttttttttttttttttttttattgcccttgtaggcagacgagtatttCAAACATTTAGCGATGACGAAGCGAAACGTGACAGGGATTCaccagttttataaaaatatgaatagttTTATATGAATTACAAATAAGTGTAGATAAAAATTAGGCAtgtgttaaaataaaactattaatggTGCAATAGTTGTTTTTAGGAAAAGAAAGTAAACATTCTGTATAACTCGATTTATTGAAGTTCATACAAGTAGctaaatactattatttacaataatgtGTCCTTAAAAGAATAATAGCTAGTAGCCTTGCATTGGCTATTTATTCCATAAGGCAGTTCATAATTAAACTACATTTATTGGCTATTTCGttctttgtaattttaaacaaacaccgtttcaaaatattttctaacAGTATTAGGTATATTCGAATAACTATAATTAGTTATTTAGTAaaagtacataattaaattataattaatgggGTGCAGATACTTATTAGGTCAAAACAACGAGTACTtagtaaaaaataacattataaaattttacatgtTCAACTTTAAAGGCAGTGATTTCAATCGGTATCAGTAACACACTTGTATTGTGTCATAGATAAATTAGAACATTGTTTTacatgaaatatgaaaaaaataattaaatttactctatCTCAAAGATAGTTAATGTTTGTTAAACGAAGGTACCTTCCGCGAGGCGACACGATAACCTCTGCGGTGCCACCGTGGTACTCTGCCTGTAGGGCTTGGCCCACGGAAAGGTCGTCGTTGGGCGTTGGGTACAAAGCTAACATCACCGGTTCTCGTTGCGGTGCTATACGTCTGAGATGCCCATTGTCTCATGCACACCGTACATCTGCaaacaaattgtaaaaaattagtCGTCAAGCCCAGTAAGTAGTGTTCTAGAATAAATGTATATTGCCAATGTATACACCTGATAGTGAATGGTCACTGTCGCTGATAGACATTAGTTAGTAGCTCTAAGTCACTGCTTACCGCGCGTATACCAATACCAAAGCAGTGATGCCACTATTACGAATGAATGAGCGTTATATTTCAAGGTCGTTTTTAAATTCCTTATGCTTTATAgttctatatattataaatactttacCTGCTGACTCTTGAGTCTTTATCAGTTTTTAATGTTTCCTGTATGGGTTTTTGGAACATCCAGTTGTCGTTTATTGTAGACAGCCAGTATGAGACAGCAGTAGCGAAATAGTTACAACGTCCGAGACCATTACATTCAATGAACGGTCGTGTCCTGAACTCTCGTAAGCATGAACCAGGTGAGATGAGGCTCTGTCCTGATGCGTCTGCGCCCGCGGTAtgctaaacacaaaaaaaacatgtacaAAAAGGTTTTAATAAACGTTTATTAAATATGTACCTCATTACCTAGCGTAATATGTACGTACAGTACGATTTAATAGGAAAATGTGTAATATACATTGCTGTTGCTACGAGAAAAGCATCTTAACTTACCATTAAAAAGCTGTAGCCCACCCACAACTCCTTCCATTTATCTGGACATGTCGGCACCTCACTGCTCTGACTGTGTATAGCGATTGTTCTAGTTGGAGCTTCGCATACTTGACATCTgagttaaaaatatatgtacataatattatatttcaatagcCGTTATATTCGTAGCTAAAAGTCTATAGAATCGTTACAAAGCGTAAAGTTTTATATTTACCGAGAAATATATGTGCCGACGTCTCTGGCTTGAATCGGCGTCATTGCCATGGGCATTGGTTCTGGAGTAGATAGCCAAAAGCTGTAGTCTTCTCGTTGGGCAAAGTCGCAAACATTATTTAGATTGCAAAACAAATACGGCATTGTGGAGAATTTACGGAGACAACTACCTGGAGCGCCTGTATTAAAAACACAACACCATATGGTAAGTTCCTTTTTTGAACGCCCTTgggaaattttgttttttaacaaaattagttAGATGGTGAAGAGTTTTGCTGGTGATTATCACTATAACAACAAATTTAAAGTGTATGTGCAGTATGGAGGATAACATATACATGATGACTTAACGAATGGGTCTGACTTCGGTTTGATACTTCAGTGTTCTGACTAAATAAGTATGACTTAAACTATGACATaaaattgatgttttttttatataggaaaaaaaaagattaaaataaatttcagctTTAGTGAAATAAAAGGCATCAATTACTTACCGAGATCTTGACCGTGAGCTTTTCCATTAGCGATTATATGAATTAACGAAAAGCCTTCCCAAAGCGGTGATGTTCCAGATGGACATTTCGGTATCAATCTTGTTTGTGAATGAACCGTGAAATAAAATCCTCTAGATTTGGGTATTGGAGGTGGAGGTGCTGGTGGACCGGGACGACCGACGCTGCCATGCAATCCAACGAAACCTTTAAGCCCTCGTTTACCTTTGATACCTTGTAGCCCTTGAGGGCCTGGTTCTCCAGGAGGACCTTGTAATCCTATTTCTCCCCTTTGCCCTTTGACACCCAGGTAACCATTTCGACCAAAAGACCCTGGGATTCCTGCTACACCATCCCGTCCATCAAATCCTGGCAATCCAACATCACCAGGTTGTCCAGGTAAAATATCTGATGGAAGCAGAGTATCTCCTTTGTCTCCTTCTATTCCTTGTAGACCGGGGGGTCCGATGAATCCAGCTTCACCTTCGTCGCCTGTCTCTCCTTTGACCCCGACTAAGCCTTGTTCTCCGTAAATTCCAATTCTTCCAGTTTCTCCGATTGTAcctttttcaccttttaatCCATTGTAACCAGCCAAACCCGGATATCCAGGTTGGCCCTTGGGACTAATGGCAAAACCTATTTCACCTGCATTTcctttttcaccttttaatCCAGGATGTCCCTCCATCCCCCGCGGTCCTGGTATCCCTAGGTATCCTCGGCGTCCCGTAAAACCAGGCATACCACGATCACCTTTCGCTCCTTCATATGTTAATCCCGGTTGACCTGGTGTGCCTTCAGGACCATCTACTCCATATTCTCCTGGAGCTCCTTTTTGACCCATGGGACCAGGCCATCCTGGTAATCCGTCAATTCCTGCTTTACCTTGTTCGCCTCTTTCAGGAAATTCACCGTTTCGACCAGGTAAACCACGAGGTCCTTGGTCACCTCTTTCTCCAATGAAACCTGGAAGACCCTCGTTGCCGACCATTCCTTTGATTCCAACATCACCCTGCTCTCCTTTTCTACCAATATGTCCAGTATATCCAGGGTCTCCATATTCTCCTGGATTACCAGGAAGGCCGGGGAACCCAATATCACCAATGTCTCCTTTAGTAGCTGGTAGATAAATGGTTCTACCAATATCACCGCGATCACCCTTGATTCCTGTGGGGCCTATACGTCCTTGTGGTCCTTGAAAACCTTTATTACCAGGTAATCCCGGAATGCCGATTCGTCCAGGCTCACCATCCATTCCTCTGTCGCCACGGTCACCCTTTCTACCTGATGCTCCATATAGACCCTGCTGTCCTTTCGTACCAATTAATCCATTTTTACCTGCGAATCCATCAGTACCCGGCAAACCTTTTTCACCTGGTTCTCCTGTTTGCCCAGGGAAACCTTTGTCACCTATAGCACCTCTTGGTCCTTGGAAACCAGGTGTCCCTGAGAAACCTGTATCTCCTTTATCACCTTTAGTACCAGGCGGACCTCGTATGCTTAAACCAGGCATTCCTTGAGGACCCTTAACTCCTTTTTGTCCGGGTATTCCATCTCTCCCTGTATAACCATTTATGCCATGTTCACCGGGTTCTCCTTTTGATCCAGAAACCGCGTTATCTCCTCGGTCTCCTTTTGGTCCTTGATAACCATAAATTCCACGTTCTCCCTTTCCTCCTGGTAAGCCTGGAATACCTGGTTTTCCTGTTAAGCCTGGGTTACCTATATAGCCTTTAGGTCCTAGAGGCCCTACTAAACCATCTTGACCAGGCTCTCCATTAAAACCAGGAGCACCTTTATCACCTCGCTCTCCTGGCTTTCCACTGGCTCCAGGTAATCCCATTAATCCAGAAAATCCAGTGAACCCTATCGACCCAGGTACACCAGGCTCACCGCGACGCCCATATCTTCCTGAGTTTCCTTTCATTCCTTTAGGTCCTGTAAAACCTTGTAGGCCGTTACTTCCTTGTAAGCCTTGTGCACCAATAGGTCCCATCGGACCAGGTGATCCTGGACGTCCAGGTAGTCCAGGTGCACCTTGTATTATTATCCCGGGGAAACCTTTTCGTCCCTgttaatgatatatttttttagtttcaatatATAATAAGATTACAGAgttttcttaataataaaatatcattagTTAGGTCGCCAAATTCATTAATTACCTAGTCACGTTGTAGGACAAGGATTTCCGTCCACCTAAGATGAAGGTTACTTATACCTACATGACAGGGTTTGGCGCTTCATTGTGTAGTATCACTAGTCACTAGTCTGATAATGTGCAGGTTTAATTTAACGGGTTTGtcgttcaccttgagatatgtgctTGAAAACGATGAAGAGATTTTCGTTTACACTATTACTTTATACCGTATTCGATGAGGAGTTCTCTGGAGAATTTTTCGAGATAAAGTCATTATTTCCTTTATACCAAAGTACCACCGGCCACCGGAGTTGAATCTTTCTACTTGAAACTTCTATTGGAGTCACTACtggatcatccacagtgcgtttaaAGAATCATATAAATTTTGTAACTATCCTGCTATTGAAGCATCCTCCACGATGTTTCTGTACGTTGACATAACCCTATTGAAATGGAGCGGTGACTATCCACCACTATGAGATGCAACATATGCTCGACTTTTTATAAGACATGAAACCTGCTCCGTTGTCGGTTGGCGAGGTAGTAAAAAAGAGTGACgctatcatctcaaacaatgaTGACAAATCATGATAATTGGGGCTTGTGTATTTAGGTCAAACTACTTAGTAATAAATTGATTCACTTAAGATAACGCCTCAAAacagttatttaaaaattaactaaCCCGAGGTCCAGGTGGTCCATCAGGTCCTATATCTCCAGGCGCTCCAGTTACGCCTTTCTGACCTATAACTCCAGATCTTCCGGGAGTCCCAGGATAACCAGGCTCTCCATTATCGCCTCGTTCTCCGTTTATTCCGTTTGATCCTCTTTCTCCTGGCAAAGTTGCGTAGCCACCGTCACCACGCATACCTTTTTGTCCTTTTTGACCATCGCTGCCAAAGGGTCCCCGGTAACCAGGACTACCTGGATCACCGTATGGCCCAATGCTACCTTTTTCTCCACTAAATCCTTTGAAGCCCTTTGGTCCTTGTTGTGATGTACCCTGTATTCCAATATCACCTCCCATACCTGGGTACCCATCTGAACCCTGATCCCCTCGAATACCTTTTCTCCCGGGTACAccttaaagaataaatatttttgtgatttttttataaatccaaTACAAATTATTCCTTTATTTAATGTGTAGCTACCCGGGCTTATAATGGTCTACCCAGTGTACActcctttttgaagtgaaacttctttaggcgcatgagggtaaaaattttacagatgtaacgtcacgcaggtatgcaacggaagtgtcgaaattttttaatacagccccatctatgagattttttaatactaacgtgcgtatgaaacctcttgtagtgaatttcaatttaggattatatgtgACGTTAAAATATCGATTCACAGAGGGCACTACcacatactataaaagatgatttacaattatttactaatgacaaaattttacatatacttagacatttaggataattgtattttaatttttgaaggttctaacacgtgtgaattgcacacatgtttctttttttataattaacattcTGTCCTATTTAATATTACCATTGAAGCCAGGGTATCCTGGATATCCTTTTTCTCCTTTAGCATAAATGCCATCAATCAGTGATTCTCCAGTTTCTCCAGGTGGGCCAATTTCTCCCTTATCTCCTTCTTCGCCACTGAAAATACATTACgttaagtttaatatttatgtatatccaAAGAGTGTATTTGGATTCGTGTATAACATTCGGATTGGCTTTACATGCTTAACAgtatattgaaaattttaataaaatataatacagtatGTCAAATATCtgtcaaaataaattaatgagcTAGAAAGCcaacaatttcttttttatttgttaatgtttGAAGTTCAAACCTACAAGGTTTTccgatgagaaaaaaaaaaggtatttacaTTTCAATTGGTTTCAAATTTTATGATacactcccacataccccacccgcgcggcagtggggtatgtgggagttgaacctcattaaaaactcctgccgctcacaactggcgccctaccccggaccgggccggagcccagtcggggctattgagacggcgggacagggttgacgcagagcacattacatccatcctgCCGTCCCACAGACGCCGGAACGGCGGCCGCCAGCGTCACGACTACCGATTCCCTCGGTCAGCGAGCCGAATAATAGATATCTTGAATATTATTAGTACCCGGCAGAACACCTACAGGGttaaaatatactatttttCAGAACTTTCTTGTTTGAAAACGGTAGTCTGGTTGTCAAGTACCTAACTTTTGATGCTACGGTATTTTCAAAGTTTTCTGTGTTTTTCCTTTTACATTGTAATAATTTCAGTTATAATATAAGTGAAGTACTTATTATCATtgttacaatttattatttattttctctatGGCTCCGATCTGATTATTCAAGGTGACCGACGGTACTCACTTTATATGTATGAAGCGGTGGAAAAGTGCAAAAAAAACAGTAACGATCTCAGGTAAATTTGTCGATAAGGAAACCTACGTTAAACCCATATCTCCTTTTTCACCGAAAAGAAAAGCCATCGGAATATCCGGAGTAGCTCCGGGCCGTCCAGGTACTCCATCCCTTCCACGGGATCCGTTTCTTCCAGGAGTTCCGGGTTGGCCGAAGTCACCGCGCACACCTTTGAATCCAGTGATTCCTGAATCTCCGTGAGGTCCTTGTCGACCAGTGTCCCCAGGAAAACCCGGTGGTCCGATAAAACCtaagtttttataataataaataatttgttaaaattttaattatcaatctctttaatatattcaataataaattatcttcTTGTTTACATAATATCGTGATCGGTAAAatggataataaataataagaaaagttttAGTTTGAAAAAAGTTCGTGTTCTACAATTTGTTGCAAATTGTTAGAATTTTTGGAATAACGTCACTATTAATGAACACTTTTCCCCAATACGAGTAAAATTTTCTActgaataattttgaataattttagcCACTTTGTttttgataacattgaaattataataatataataagtcaACACGAACCTGGTTCACCGCGAGGACCGCGGTCTGCTACGGTTAAGGCATATGCAGGTGTATTCAAACGTCCTTCAGGTCCTTTTGGTCCTTGAGGTCCTGCCATACCAGCAAGCCCTTTATTACCCTTTGGCCCCTTTGGACCATTTATTCCAGGTATCCCTGGAGCTCCACGTTGACCACGAGGTCCTGGTAGGCCAACAAAACCTGGGAATCCTTGACGACCAGTAAAACCATCGTCTCCTTTCTGCCCTTTACTGCC contains the following coding sequences:
- the LOC101736620 gene encoding collagen alpha-1(IV) chain — protein: MSGPARARLHALHLVPAALLIFFWSPTPVSTVVCNQTLCDCRGIKGDQGSIGPPGIPGLQGDYGADGLEGRIGLPGVPGDWGERGDFGDKGERGTEGSYGRRGDEGPQGLPGLEGVFGFPGLDGCSGIDGVQGVPGIQGPPGDRGIPGPYGEKGLQGLAGEGGVNSRGAKGDQGDGGRPGSYGLPGPQGWRGDSGLPGDEGDQGSMGLKGEPGYSGDLGEDVIGPAGEKGDQGNVGDRGRPASLVIVDEVREYNISITRGSKGEKGLRGQQGVKGIKGETGSVGLRGTYGPNGLQGYKGDQGDDGPRGKPGHRGPQGPPGQKGIKGAPGYAGPDGANGLTGPSGEDARPGNPGPQGFSGEPGIFDETLNEPLLPGSMGPQGPVGFVGPMGAPGLDGAVGQPGLMGPPGLPGAKGLPGPQGAPGISPKGEPGDDGFKGLPGPRGPNGYPGIQGPVGPKGFKGNTVIGEPGEEGTPGIDGIPGLRGDRGEPGAIGPAGYPGRGVYGAGPPGDRGPPGRPGIAGSPGNPGRPGSPGLKGEHGDDCPFCPSGLPGSKGQKGDDGFTGRQGFPGFVGLPGPRGQRGAPGIPGINGPKGPKGNKGLAGMAGPQGPKGPEGRLNTPAYALTVADRGPRGEPGFIGPPGFPGDTGRQGPHGDSGITGFKGVRGDFGQPGTPGRNGSRGRDGVPGRPGATPDIPMAFLFGEKGDMGLTGEEGDKGEIGPPGETGESLIDGIYAKGEKGYPGYPGFNGVPGRKGIRGDQGSDGYPGMGGDIGIQGTSQQGPKGFKGFSGEKGSIGPYGDPGSPGYRGPFGSDGQKGQKGMRGDGGYATLPGERGSNGINGERGDNGEPGYPGTPGRSGVIGQKGVTGAPGDIGPDGPPGPRGRKGFPGIIIQGAPGLPGRPGSPGPMGPIGAQGLQGSNGLQGFTGPKGMKGNSGRYGRRGEPGVPGSIGFTGFSGLMGLPGASGKPGERGDKGAPGFNGEPGQDGLVGPLGPKGYIGNPGLTGKPGIPGLPGGKGERGIYGYQGPKGDRGDNAVSGSKGEPGEHGINGYTGRDGIPGQKGVKGPQGMPGLSIRGPPGTKGDKGDTGFSGTPGFQGPRGAIGDKGFPGQTGEPGEKGLPGTDGFAGKNGLIGTKGQQGLYGASGRKGDRGDRGMDGEPGRIGIPGLPGNKGFQGPQGRIGPTGIKGDRGDIGRTIYLPATKGDIGDIGFPGLPGNPGEYGDPGYTGHIGRKGEQGDVGIKGMVGNEGLPGFIGERGDQGPRGLPGRNGEFPERGEQGKAGIDGLPGWPGPMGQKGAPGEYGVDGPEGTPGQPGLTYEGAKGDRGMPGFTGRRGYLGIPGPRGMEGHPGLKGEKGNAGEIGFAISPKGQPGYPGLAGYNGLKGEKGTIGETGRIGIYGEQGLVGVKGETGDEGEAGFIGPPGLQGIEGDKGDTLLPSDILPGQPGDVGLPGFDGRDGVAGIPGSFGRNGYLGVKGQRGEIGLQGPPGEPGPQGLQGIKGKRGLKGFVGLHGSVGRPGPPAPPPPIPKSRGFYFTVHSQTRLIPKCPSGTSPLWEGFSLIHIIANGKAHGQDLGAPGSCLRKFSTMPYLFCNLNNVCDFAQREDYSFWLSTPEPMPMAMTPIQARDVGTYISRCQVCEAPTRTIAIHSQSSEVPTCPDKWKELWVGYSFLMHTAGADASGQSLISPGSCLREFRTRPFIECNGLGRCNYFATAVSYWLSTINDNWMFQKPIQETLKTDKDSRVSRCTVCMRQWASQTYSTATRTGDVSFVPNAQRRPFRGPSPTGRVPRWHRRGYRVASRKVPSFNKH